A stretch of the Anaeromyxobacter sp. genome encodes the following:
- a CDS encoding peptidylprolyl isomerase, translating into MLRVNGTPITRREVDRFEALIVSGKTRLELDQINDALTSGLLQELRRHPERRAEVVKAAGEKRAKILAESGLEARQKAVETALLHEEALKAPPVGLDDLVARALERKRAEFKTAEAYGKSLAAADLTEEELKAFTRREVLIADLVERRFVSAVTIPDQEVEAYYQQHRDGFKTMEESRRMHQVLVGLGMKAATAGQKAAAAGRAARLRERIAAGEPLEQVARQESSCPSAPRGGDIGWVARGQMPPPFERAAFGLAAGALSEVVETPIGYHLLRVDEVKAAEFAPLALAGEKIRAHLRAQRGREAVERWLAERKAQSSIEDVAAAPPAAPARAVVAK; encoded by the coding sequence GTGCTGCGGGTCAACGGCACGCCGATCACCAGGCGCGAGGTGGACCGCTTCGAGGCCCTGATCGTCTCGGGCAAGACCAGGCTGGAGCTGGACCAGATCAACGACGCCCTCACCAGCGGGCTGCTGCAGGAGCTGCGCCGGCATCCGGAACGGCGGGCCGAGGTGGTCAAGGCGGCCGGTGAGAAGCGGGCCAAGATCCTGGCGGAGTCGGGCCTGGAGGCCCGGCAGAAGGCGGTGGAGACCGCCCTGCTTCACGAGGAGGCGCTGAAGGCGCCACCGGTCGGCCTCGACGACCTGGTCGCCCGGGCCCTGGAGCGCAAGCGGGCCGAGTTCAAGACGGCCGAGGCCTACGGCAAGTCGCTCGCCGCGGCGGACCTGACCGAGGAGGAGCTGAAGGCCTTCACCCGGCGCGAGGTGCTCATCGCCGACCTGGTGGAGCGGCGCTTCGTGAGCGCCGTGACCATCCCCGACCAGGAGGTGGAGGCCTACTACCAGCAGCACCGCGACGGGTTCAAGACGATGGAGGAGAGCCGGCGCATGCACCAGGTGCTGGTGGGCCTGGGGATGAAGGCGGCCACCGCCGGGCAGAAGGCGGCGGCGGCTGGCAGGGCGGCCAGGCTCCGCGAGCGCATCGCCGCCGGGGAGCCGCTGGAGCAGGTGGCCAGGCAGGAGTCCTCCTGTCCGAGCGCGCCGCGGGGCGGCGACATCGGCTGGGTGGCCCGAGGCCAGATGCCCCCGCCGTTCGAGCGGGCGGCCTTCGGCCTGGCGGCCGGCGCCCTGAGCGAGGTGGTCGAGACGCCCATCGGCTACCACCTGCTGCGGGTGGACGAGGTCAAGGCGGCGGAGTTCGCGCCGCTGGCGCTGGCCGGCGAGAAGATCAGGGCGCACCTGCGCGCCCAGCGGGGGCGCGAGGCGGTGGAGCGGTGGCTGGCGGAGCGCAAGGCGCAGTCCTCCATCGAGGACGTCGCCGCCGCGCCTCCCGCCGCGCCCGCCCGCGCGGTGGTGGCCAAGTGA
- a CDS encoding PD40 domain-containing protein, with translation MASGLLGRPAGRRALAHLLALSLCACGRGVDAPDVAAPVLQVAPASLSFTTSEGGPDPAAQEVQATGSGAGALALPTVTVGYGAGAGWLTATVSGAAAPFAIAVRPSTAGLAAGSYAATIAVASAGASGSPRIVAVALTVAPAEADPCAFTTPGARWLAYVSDQEAGAFHVRLRRADGACERAVTTGAGQELYPAFRPGAGGQLTYVAIGGGRQRLAVQAVEAASASTLDLGDVNASAPAYSRDGALLAFEATPLGGLDSDLQVIPADGGAPVTVAGTAASESGPAWGPGGELYFVRSDAAGGYDVWVTDVTGAAPTRVTTGAGVIGRPAVSADGTRLAYARRGPGQQPETVLLTLATGLLELVGAPGDADPAFDPDGGRLAVSSTRAGLADVHLLDLQGGPDVRVTDAPGTEGLPAYAP, from the coding sequence GTGGCGAGCGGACTGCTGGGCCGGCCCGCGGGCCGGCGCGCCCTGGCGCACCTGCTGGCGCTCTCGCTCTGCGCCTGCGGGCGTGGGGTGGACGCTCCCGACGTCGCCGCGCCGGTGCTCCAGGTGGCGCCGGCCTCCCTCTCCTTCACCACTTCGGAGGGAGGCCCCGACCCGGCGGCCCAGGAGGTTCAGGCCACTGGGTCGGGCGCCGGGGCCTTGGCGCTCCCGACCGTGACCGTCGGCTACGGCGCCGGGGCGGGGTGGCTCACGGCAACCGTCTCCGGTGCCGCGGCGCCGTTCGCCATCGCCGTGCGGCCCTCGACGGCCGGCCTGGCCGCCGGCAGCTACGCCGCCACGATCGCCGTCGCCTCGGCTGGGGCCTCGGGCTCGCCGCGCATCGTCGCGGTGGCGCTCACGGTGGCGCCCGCCGAGGCCGACCCGTGCGCCTTCACCACCCCCGGCGCCCGCTGGCTGGCCTACGTCTCGGACCAGGAGGCCGGGGCGTTCCACGTCCGGCTGCGGCGGGCCGACGGAGCTTGCGAGCGGGCCGTGACCACCGGCGCGGGCCAGGAGCTCTATCCGGCCTTCCGGCCCGGGGCGGGCGGGCAGTTGACCTACGTGGCCATCGGCGGCGGCCGGCAGCGGCTGGCGGTCCAGGCGGTCGAGGCGGCCTCGGCCTCCACGCTCGATCTGGGCGACGTCAACGCCTCGGCCCCGGCCTACTCCCGCGACGGCGCGCTGCTGGCCTTCGAGGCGACGCCCCTGGGGGGCCTCGACTCGGACCTCCAGGTGATTCCCGCCGACGGCGGGGCGCCGGTCACGGTGGCCGGCACGGCCGCCTCGGAGTCTGGGCCGGCCTGGGGGCCGGGGGGTGAGCTCTACTTCGTGAGGTCCGACGCGGCGGGGGGCTACGACGTCTGGGTGACCGACGTCACCGGCGCCGCGCCGACGCGGGTCACCACCGGCGCCGGCGTGATCGGCCGCCCCGCCGTCTCTGCGGACGGCACCAGGCTCGCATACGCCCGCCGCGGGCCCGGGCAGCAGCCGGAGACCGTCCTGCTGACCCTGGCCACCGGGCTCCTGGAGCTGGTCGGCGCGCCCGGCGACGCCGACCCGGCCTTCGACCCCGACGGCGGTCGCCTCGCGGTCTCCAGCACCCGCGCTGGTCTCGCCGACGTCCACCTGCTGGACCTCCAAGGCGGGCCGGACGTCCGGGTGACCGACGCGCCGGGTACCGAGGGGCTGCCGGCCTATGCGCCTTGA
- a CDS encoding lasso peptide biosynthesis B2 protein produces MPPGPLRTSLTALRHRLLLPLMLRKGSLPALLEKLEAEARPGGVAGPRGEVVERLVGRMMRPLSFWRTTCLWRSLAGYSALRAAGQEVRFVIGVRLDERGELAAHAWLERDGRPSIGAPGPEDGFSVAFAWPADSATLTAPMERPQNAIRTSAEAILTELKDGTGVVLHLGSKQYFTLNGSGVVAWKALADGSAVTQEALAELLHSRFPAAGADQIRADVSALLAELASEGLIELPT; encoded by the coding sequence ATGCCCCCCGGCCCCCTTCGCACCTCCCTCACCGCCCTCCGCCACCGGCTGCTGCTGCCGCTCATGCTGCGGAAGGGCTCGCTCCCAGCGCTGCTGGAGAAGCTGGAGGCCGAGGCGCGGCCCGGCGGGGTGGCCGGCCCGCGCGGCGAGGTGGTGGAGCGGCTGGTGGGCCGGATGATGCGCCCGCTCTCCTTCTGGCGGACCACCTGCCTGTGGCGCTCGCTGGCTGGCTACTCGGCGCTGCGGGCGGCGGGGCAGGAGGTGCGCTTCGTCATCGGGGTGCGCCTCGACGAGCGGGGCGAGCTGGCGGCCCACGCCTGGCTGGAGCGGGACGGGCGGCCCTCCATCGGCGCTCCGGGCCCCGAGGACGGCTTCAGCGTGGCCTTCGCATGGCCGGCCGATTCGGCTACCCTGACGGCTCCCATGGAGCGGCCCCAGAACGCGATCCGGACGAGCGCCGAGGCGATCCTCACCGAGCTGAAAGACGGCACGGGCGTGGTGCTCCACCTCGGCTCGAAGCAGTACTTCACCCTCAACGGCTCCGGCGTCGTTGCCTGGAAGGCGCTGGCCGACGGCTCCGCAGTGACCCAGGAGGCCCTCGCGGAGCTGCTGCATTCCCGCTTCCCCGCCGCCGGCGCCGATCAGATCCGCGCCGACGTCTCGGCCCTCCTCGCCGAGCTGGCCAGCGAGGGGCTGATCGAGCTCCCCACCTGA
- a CDS encoding nucleotidyltransferase family protein, with protein sequence MRWPTLLEASQITRTAGFLARVVLDAGLELGETGERLREEVERVAVQASLTLLTAARAQACLETAGVISLALKGLAFQAHDPAHLVRRHFDDVDLLVRAADLPAAGAALRGAGFTADALLPDYGGAALDGGAVSPALHRTANFQGPARTLLELHTTLPTCQGPDATFEALVSRSVLVEHPDGRLRLPCREDALGMLCRHVVVQHSADCGHLPRHVADVAALLAAGADPALTAARYDADGRGSVAWSLALLDAARRGHGRAARAWSWIWGPLDALRVRLVEYRGAAGLGMIFPSRRYMAQRYGVAPASPLLPLLYAWRPVRGVVKLLTGR encoded by the coding sequence GTGCGCTGGCCGACCCTGCTCGAGGCCTCCCAGATCACCCGGACGGCTGGGTTCCTGGCGCGGGTCGTACTCGACGCTGGGTTGGAGCTGGGCGAGACCGGGGAGCGGCTGCGCGAGGAGGTCGAGAGGGTGGCGGTGCAGGCCTCGCTGACGCTGCTGACGGCTGCCCGCGCCCAGGCTTGCCTCGAGACCGCCGGCGTGATTTCGCTGGCGCTCAAGGGGTTGGCGTTCCAGGCGCACGACCCGGCGCACCTGGTCCGCCGGCACTTCGACGACGTGGATCTGCTGGTGCGGGCCGCCGACCTACCCGCCGCGGGCGCCGCGCTGCGCGGGGCCGGCTTCACCGCCGACGCGCTGCTGCCCGACTACGGCGGGGCCGCACTGGACGGCGGGGCCGTGAGCCCCGCGCTCCACCGGACCGCCAACTTCCAGGGGCCGGCGCGGACCCTGCTGGAGCTCCACACCACCCTTCCCACCTGCCAGGGGCCCGACGCCACCTTCGAGGCGCTGGTCTCGCGGTCGGTGCTGGTGGAGCACCCGGACGGCCGGCTGCGCCTGCCCTGCCGGGAGGACGCGCTTGGGATGCTCTGCCGGCACGTGGTGGTTCAACATTCGGCCGATTGCGGCCACCTGCCGCGCCACGTGGCGGACGTGGCGGCCCTGCTTGCCGCCGGAGCCGATCCGGCGCTCACGGCGGCCCGCTACGACGCCGACGGGCGGGGTTCAGTGGCCTGGTCGCTGGCGCTGCTGGACGCGGCGCGGCGGGGGCACGGGCGGGCGGCGCGGGCCTGGTCCTGGATCTGGGGCCCGCTCGACGCGCTGCGGGTCCGGCTGGTGGAGTACCGCGGCGCCGCCGGCCTGGGGATGATCTTCCCCTCGCGCCGGTACATGGCGCAGCGCTACGGTGTGGCGCCGGCCTCGCCGCTCCTCCCGCTGCTCTACGCCTGGCGCCCGGTACGCGGGGTGGTGAAGCTGCTGACGGGGCGGTGA
- a CDS encoding PD40 domain-containing protein: MPVRRAGAPLLALLWLAACGGGSDPALPDPCAAAGVCTSPPPNSCAAAASLLAYPATGTCSAVAGAASCDYQPVLTDCALAGQVCQGGACVAPPDPCAASGVCSTPPQATCSTPTRALTFPSPGLCSAVDGQASCTYPPAETDCALAGQVCQAGACVAPPDPCAVSGACTSPPPAGCDGGGRAVAYPATGTCTAVGGLASCDYPPVLTDCSLTAQVCQAGACVTPDPCVGGACTSPPPPSCATPTSATTYPASGTCTPVGGTASCDYPPIQTDCAATGRVCEAGACVTPPDPCAASGVCTTPPAPGCSLGGQRVTYPATGQCTAAGGLPSCDYPPVLLDCAAGLVCQAGACVAPPDPCAAPGVCTTPPADSCPSQTTALRHAAVGACTPSGPQAVCDYQPTLVTCGAGQVCQAGACIVDPCPLTPAGAGFLLYAAWGGVVNGYDLRAVRLDGTCDQLVVTAPGDDLSPSWDAGTGRLVWTGSRGGVGRLVTMDLHDRVERVLDTGPHLPASPTLTPDGTAVVYEDRAFRSPTSLQTTSDLFKIPFAGGAPVQLVANLDVPLQSDSGPAFAPDGQWLYFVRTVFSTSPQGVESTTILLMRASSSGTGALVLATVNTLIGRVAVSGDGTRLAYAVASTTPGSFSRIVLRSLVAVESRVLSDQGDSEPAFPAGGDRLAVRTTRHGLPEVVLLDLASGAEVQRLTTGAVAGTPAFPR, from the coding sequence GTGCCTGTCCGGCGAGCCGGCGCGCCCCTCCTGGCGCTGCTCTGGCTCGCCGCCTGCGGCGGCGGCAGCGACCCTGCCCTGCCGGATCCATGCGCGGCGGCGGGCGTCTGCACCAGCCCGCCGCCGAACTCGTGTGCGGCGGCCGCCTCGCTCCTGGCCTACCCCGCCACCGGCACCTGCAGCGCCGTGGCCGGGGCGGCCTCCTGCGACTACCAGCCGGTGCTGACCGACTGCGCCCTGGCCGGCCAGGTCTGCCAGGGGGGCGCCTGCGTGGCGCCGCCCGACCCGTGCGCCGCGAGCGGCGTCTGCAGCACGCCGCCGCAGGCCACCTGCAGCACGCCCACCAGGGCGCTCACCTTCCCCTCGCCGGGTCTCTGCAGCGCGGTGGACGGCCAGGCCTCCTGCACCTACCCGCCGGCCGAGACCGACTGCGCCCTGGCCGGCCAGGTCTGCCAGGCGGGCGCCTGCGTGGCGCCGCCCGACCCGTGCGCCGTGAGCGGCGCCTGCACCTCGCCGCCGCCCGCCGGCTGCGACGGCGGCGGGCGCGCCGTGGCCTACCCCGCCACCGGGACCTGCACCGCGGTGGGCGGGCTGGCCTCCTGCGACTACCCGCCCGTCCTCACCGACTGCAGCCTGACCGCCCAGGTCTGCCAGGCCGGGGCCTGCGTGACGCCGGACCCCTGCGTGGGCGGCGCCTGCACCTCGCCGCCGCCCCCCAGCTGCGCCACGCCCACCAGCGCCACCACCTACCCGGCCAGCGGCACCTGCACGCCGGTGGGCGGCACCGCCTCCTGCGACTACCCGCCCATCCAGACCGACTGCGCCGCCACCGGCCGGGTCTGCGAGGCCGGGGCCTGCGTCACGCCGCCGGACCCGTGCGCGGCCAGCGGCGTCTGCACCACGCCGCCGGCGCCGGGCTGCAGCCTGGGCGGCCAGCGCGTCACCTACCCGGCCACCGGCCAGTGCACCGCGGCCGGCGGGCTGCCCTCCTGCGACTACCCGCCGGTGCTGCTGGACTGCGCCGCCGGCCTGGTCTGCCAGGCCGGGGCCTGCGTCGCGCCGCCGGATCCGTGCGCGGCGCCGGGCGTCTGCACCACCCCACCCGCCGACAGCTGCCCCTCCCAGACCACCGCCCTGCGCCACGCCGCGGTGGGCGCCTGCACGCCGAGCGGCCCGCAGGCGGTGTGCGACTACCAGCCCACGCTGGTGACCTGCGGCGCGGGCCAGGTCTGCCAGGCGGGCGCCTGCATCGTCGACCCGTGCCCGCTCACGCCGGCGGGCGCCGGCTTCCTGCTCTACGCCGCCTGGGGTGGCGTGGTGAACGGCTACGACCTGCGCGCGGTGCGGCTCGACGGCACCTGCGACCAGCTGGTGGTGACCGCCCCGGGCGACGACCTCTCGCCCAGCTGGGACGCCGGCACCGGCCGGCTGGTCTGGACCGGCAGCCGCGGCGGCGTCGGCCGCCTGGTCACCATGGACCTGCACGACCGGGTGGAGCGGGTGCTCGACACCGGCCCCCACCTGCCCGCCAGCCCGACCCTGACGCCGGACGGGACCGCCGTGGTGTACGAGGACCGCGCCTTCCGCTCCCCTACCTCGCTCCAGACCACCTCGGACCTCTTCAAGATCCCCTTCGCGGGCGGCGCGCCGGTCCAGCTGGTGGCCAACCTGGACGTGCCGCTCCAGAGCGACTCCGGGCCGGCCTTCGCGCCCGACGGCCAGTGGCTCTACTTCGTGCGCACGGTCTTCAGCACCAGCCCGCAGGGCGTGGAGTCCACCACCATCCTCCTGATGCGCGCCTCGTCCAGCGGGACCGGCGCCCTGGTGCTGGCCACGGTCAACACGCTCATCGGCCGGGTGGCGGTCTCGGGCGACGGGACGAGGCTGGCCTACGCGGTGGCGTCCACCACCCCCGGCTCCTTCAGCCGGATCGTGCTCCGCTCGCTGGTGGCGGTGGAGTCCCGTGTGCTCTCCGACCAGGGCGACTCGGAGCCGGCCTTCCCGGCCGGCGGCGACCGCCTGGCCGTCCGCACCACGCGCCACGGGCTGCCCGAGGTGGTGCTGCTCGACCTCGCCAGCGGTGCCGAGGTGCAGCGGCTCACCACCGGCGCGGTGGCCGGCACCCCGGCCTTCCCGCGGTAG
- a CDS encoding acyl-CoA dehydrogenase family protein: MTDKKVDSFVQSLCLGRIEEEIIFPFPAIRAGDREVLEQVLASVNQLLGPRARDFREWDVKGELPAAFLEELKAFGLFGLVIPEAMGGLGFGSAAYSRVLQEIARHDGSVALTVGAHSSIGMRGLLLFGSDAQKATWLPRLASGELVAAFCLTEPGAGSDAAAITTSARRDGQGWVLNGEKLWITNGGIAGFYTVFAKTPAETGEGKAHMTAFIVPRDLPGVSTGPHEDKMGIRASNTTSVHFEDVKLGPEHVLGEVGKGFKAAMRILNAGRSGLGGGCVGGMKRLIALSTRQAKERRQFGRAIASFGLVKQKLGNLVVDTYAAEATVGLVAGLADQGYEDYAVEAAISKVFATEALWRAADEALQIAGGNGFMREFPYERVVRDSRINRIFEGTNEILRLFIALTALNRVGDQLKELVQGVKGALADPIKGFGVLSDYAMKHATIRTGLVGEKRSFTRLHPTLRDPGEQLEGLVRELAWVADRELRRHGKGIVEQQFALKRIADILTDLFVTSAVLSRVTASLEAGGEAAAARELEIARVFARDARSRIRGNLHRVDSNDDALVVALADDALEREGYAWDLP, translated from the coding sequence GTGACCGACAAGAAGGTGGACAGCTTCGTCCAGTCGCTCTGCCTGGGCCGCATCGAGGAGGAGATCATCTTCCCCTTCCCGGCCATCCGCGCCGGCGACCGCGAGGTGCTGGAGCAGGTGCTGGCCAGCGTCAACCAGCTGCTCGGGCCGCGCGCCCGCGACTTCCGCGAGTGGGACGTCAAGGGCGAGCTGCCGGCGGCCTTCCTGGAGGAGCTGAAGGCCTTCGGCCTCTTCGGCCTGGTCATCCCCGAGGCCATGGGCGGCCTGGGGTTCGGCTCGGCCGCCTACTCGCGCGTGCTGCAGGAGATCGCGCGGCACGACGGCTCGGTGGCGCTGACGGTGGGCGCCCACAGCTCCATCGGCATGCGCGGCCTGCTGCTGTTCGGCAGCGACGCCCAGAAGGCCACCTGGCTGCCGCGGCTGGCCTCGGGCGAGCTGGTGGCCGCCTTCTGCCTCACCGAGCCGGGCGCCGGCTCCGACGCCGCCGCCATCACCACCTCGGCGCGGCGCGACGGCCAGGGCTGGGTGCTGAACGGCGAGAAGCTCTGGATCACCAACGGCGGCATCGCCGGCTTCTACACGGTCTTCGCCAAGACCCCCGCCGAGACCGGCGAGGGCAAGGCCCACATGACGGCCTTCATCGTCCCGCGCGACCTGCCCGGCGTCTCCACCGGCCCGCACGAGGACAAGATGGGGATCCGGGCCTCCAACACCACCAGCGTGCACTTCGAGGACGTCAAGCTGGGCCCGGAGCACGTGCTCGGCGAGGTGGGCAAGGGCTTCAAGGCGGCCATGCGCATCTTGAACGCCGGCCGGTCCGGGCTGGGCGGCGGCTGCGTGGGCGGCATGAAGCGGCTCATCGCCCTCTCGACCAGGCAGGCCAAGGAGCGCCGCCAGTTCGGCCGGGCCATCGCCTCGTTCGGCCTGGTGAAGCAGAAGCTGGGGAACCTGGTGGTGGACACCTACGCGGCCGAGGCGACGGTGGGGCTGGTGGCCGGGCTGGCCGACCAGGGCTACGAGGACTACGCGGTGGAGGCGGCCATCTCCAAGGTGTTCGCCACCGAGGCGCTGTGGCGCGCCGCCGACGAGGCGCTGCAGATCGCCGGCGGCAACGGCTTCATGCGCGAGTTCCCCTACGAGCGGGTGGTGCGCGACTCGCGCATCAACCGGATCTTCGAGGGGACCAACGAGATCCTGCGGCTCTTCATCGCGCTCACCGCGCTCAACCGGGTGGGCGACCAGCTCAAGGAGCTGGTGCAGGGGGTGAAGGGGGCGCTGGCCGATCCCATCAAGGGCTTCGGCGTGCTCTCCGACTACGCCATGAAGCACGCCACCATCCGCACCGGCCTGGTGGGCGAGAAGCGCAGCTTCACCCGGCTGCACCCCACCCTGCGCGACCCCGGGGAGCAGCTGGAGGGGCTGGTGCGCGAGCTGGCCTGGGTGGCCGACCGCGAGCTGCGCCGCCACGGCAAGGGGATCGTCGAGCAGCAGTTCGCCCTGAAGCGCATCGCCGACATCCTCACCGACCTGTTCGTCACCTCGGCGGTGCTCTCCCGCGTCACCGCCTCGCTGGAGGCCGGCGGCGAGGCCGCCGCCGCCCGCGAGCTGGAGATCGCCCGGGTCTTCGCCCGCGACGCCCGCAGCCGCATCCGCGGCAACCTGCACCGGGTGGACTCCAACGACGACGCGCTGGTGGTGGCGCTGGCCGACGACGCCCTGGAGCGCGAGGGGTACGCCTGGGACCTGCCCTGA
- a CDS encoding tetratricopeptide repeat protein, producing the protein MPRDHQPRAPERVAPPAAGAPLAWLLVAPLLLALAAYARVLHGEFVFDDLPNVVNAPAVRQLPAALRAFVPDLLAGRRPVTVLTLALDHAAGGLEPFTFHATNLGLHLLAVLLVFGFTRAVLRLAGAGLPAAGRGGSPAARAALDPDALALVVAGLFALHPLQSQAVSYVVQRAEVLASLGYLGALWLLLLAERHGPGWRGALAYGGALLALALGLGSKAILVTLPVAYLLLTWAVPGPAARGALTTWPRRLALLAAPVALIGLFAARTSRRLEGSTDAGFAVPGLPAGDYFLTQWRVVATYLRLLLWPAGQSADWAFSTSHSLGEPAVLLSGALLLALVAAAAALLWWSRRPAGAGGPANGGGLPEADRLAARLAAFGIGWFFVVLSATSSVIPREDVLVEHRTYLASWGVFLALAVAAERGLARLPARRRTLAALLLVGLTWSGLAALTWRRNAVWESALALWSDAAAKAPGKPRVHLGLGNALLARGEAEAAIAEYRLGLATLRADAAPAEAPLQQNLGAALARAGRPAEAVAPLRRALALDPRSADAAAGLAVALLAAGELEEAGRAAVAALTLRPEDPVAHRVAGRARLAAGDDDAAALAHLERAARAFPADAQVQLELGHALAATGRSGEACAAWARAAASGAALAEVRAQAAQASELLRCPPARDPR; encoded by the coding sequence GTGCCACGCGATCACCAGCCCCGCGCCCCCGAGCGCGTCGCACCGCCGGCGGCCGGCGCGCCGCTCGCCTGGCTGCTGGTCGCGCCGCTCCTGCTCGCCCTGGCCGCCTACGCGCGCGTGCTGCACGGCGAGTTCGTCTTCGACGACCTGCCCAACGTGGTGAACGCCCCGGCGGTGCGGCAGCTCCCCGCGGCGCTGCGCGCCTTCGTGCCGGACCTGCTGGCCGGCCGGCGGCCGGTCACGGTGCTCACCCTGGCGCTGGATCACGCCGCGGGCGGGCTCGAGCCCTTCACCTTCCACGCCACCAACCTGGGGCTGCACCTCCTGGCGGTGCTGCTGGTCTTCGGCTTCACGCGCGCGGTGCTGCGCCTGGCCGGCGCCGGCCTGCCCGCCGCCGGGCGCGGGGGGTCGCCGGCTGCGCGCGCCGCCCTGGACCCCGACGCCCTGGCCCTGGTGGTGGCCGGGCTCTTCGCCCTGCACCCGCTGCAGTCCCAGGCGGTGAGCTACGTGGTGCAGCGGGCGGAGGTGCTGGCCTCGCTCGGCTACCTCGGCGCGCTCTGGCTGCTGCTCCTGGCCGAGCGGCACGGCCCGGGGTGGCGCGGCGCGCTGGCGTACGGCGGCGCGCTGCTGGCGCTGGCGCTGGGGCTCGGCTCGAAGGCCATCCTGGTGACGCTGCCGGTGGCCTACCTGCTCCTCACCTGGGCCGTGCCGGGCCCGGCCGCGCGGGGCGCCCTCACCACCTGGCCTCGGCGGCTGGCGCTGCTGGCCGCGCCGGTGGCGCTCATCGGGCTCTTCGCGGCCCGCACCTCGCGGCGGCTGGAGGGCAGCACCGACGCCGGCTTCGCCGTGCCGGGGCTGCCGGCGGGCGACTACTTCCTGACCCAGTGGCGCGTGGTGGCCACCTACCTGCGGCTGCTCCTCTGGCCGGCCGGGCAGAGCGCCGACTGGGCCTTCTCCACCTCGCACTCGCTCGGAGAGCCGGCGGTCCTGCTCTCTGGCGCGCTCCTGCTCGCGCTGGTCGCGGCGGCGGCGGCGCTGCTCTGGTGGTCCCGGCGCCCGGCCGGCGCGGGGGGGCCGGCCAACGGCGGCGGCCTGCCCGAGGCCGACCGGCTGGCGGCGCGCCTGGCGGCCTTCGGCATCGGCTGGTTCTTCGTGGTGCTGTCGGCCACCTCCAGCGTCATCCCGCGCGAGGACGTGCTGGTGGAGCACCGCACCTACCTGGCCTCCTGGGGCGTCTTCCTGGCGCTGGCCGTGGCCGCCGAGCGGGGGCTGGCGCGGCTGCCGGCGCGGCGGCGCACGCTGGCGGCGCTGCTGCTGGTGGGGCTCACCTGGAGCGGGCTGGCGGCGCTCACCTGGCGGCGCAACGCCGTCTGGGAGTCGGCGCTGGCGCTCTGGAGCGACGCGGCGGCCAAGGCGCCGGGCAAGCCGCGCGTCCACCTCGGCCTCGGCAACGCGCTCCTGGCCCGCGGTGAGGCCGAGGCGGCCATCGCCGAGTACCGGCTCGGCCTGGCCACCCTGCGGGCCGACGCCGCCCCGGCCGAGGCGCCGCTGCAGCAGAACCTGGGCGCGGCGCTGGCCCGCGCCGGCCGCCCCGCCGAGGCGGTGGCCCCGCTGCGGCGCGCGCTGGCGCTCGACCCGCGCAGCGCCGACGCGGCGGCCGGGCTGGCGGTGGCGCTGCTCGCCGCAGGGGAGCTGGAGGAGGCCGGCCGCGCCGCGGTCGCCGCGCTGACGCTCCGGCCCGAGGATCCGGTGGCCCACCGGGTGGCGGGGCGGGCGCGGCTGGCGGCGGGCGACGACGACGCGGCGGCCCTGGCGCACCTCGAGCGGGCGGCGCGCGCCTTCCCGGCCGACGCGCAGGTGCAGCTCGAGCTCGGTCATGCGCTGGCGGCCACCGGGCGCAGCGGCGAGGCGTGCGCGGCGTGGGCGCGGGCGGCCGCCAGCGGCGCCGCCTTGGCCGAGGTGCGCGCGCAGGCCGCCCAGGCGAGCGAGCTCCTGCGCTGCCCTCCCGCGCGAGACCCTAGATGA